A single genomic interval of Oryctolagus cuniculus chromosome 19, mOryCun1.1, whole genome shotgun sequence harbors:
- the WIPI2 gene encoding WD repeat domain phosphoinositide-interacting protein 2 isoform X3 — protein MKVLHTIRETPPNPAGLCALSINNDNCYLAYPGSATIGEVQVFDTINLRAANMIPAHDSPLAALTFDASGTKLATASEKGTVIRVFSIPEGQKLFEFRRGVKRCVSICSLAFSMDGMFLSASSNTETVHIFKLETVKEKPPEEPTTWTGYFGKVLMASTSYLPSQVTEMFNQGRAFATVRLPFCGHKNICSLATIQKIPRLLVGASDGYLYMYNLDPQEGGECALMRQHRLDGSVETASETLDSASHDCPLATQTRGTAAGKGAYAPSSPTRLAYTDDLGAVGGACLEEEAGALRLDEDSEHPPMMLRTD, from the exons ATGAAGGTGCTGCACACGATCAGGGAGACCCCGCCAAACCCCGCGG GCCTGTGTGCGCTGTCCATCAACAACGACAACTGCTACCTGGCGTACCCGGGGAGCGCGACCATCGGGGAGGTGCAGGTCTTCGACACCATTAACTTG AGAGCTGCGAACATGATCCCGGCTCATGACAGTCCTTTAGCGGCGTTGACTTTTGACGCAAGCGGAACCAAACTTGCCACTGCTTCTGAGAAG GGGACCGTGATTAGAGTGTTTTCCATTCCGGAGGGCCAGAAACTCTTTGAGTTCCGGAGGGGAGTGAAGAG GTGTGTGAGCATCTGCTCGCTGGCCTTCAGCATGGACGGCATGTTCCTGTCTGCCTCCAGCAACACCGAGACCGTGCACATCTTCAAGCTCGAGACTGTGAAAGAAAA GCCTCCAGAGGAGCCCACCACCTGGACTGGCTACTTTGGGAAGGTGCTCATGGCCTCCACCAGCTACCTGCCGTCCCAGGTGACAGAGATGTTCAACCAGGGCAGGGCCTTTGCCACAGTGCGCCTGCCGTTCTGTGGCCACAAGAACATCTGCTCGCTAGCCAC GATTCAGAAGATCCCCCGGCTGCTGGTGGGCGCGTCCGACGGGTACCTGTACATGTACAACCTGGACCCGCAGGAGGGCGGCGAGTGCGCCCTGATGCGGCAGCACAG GCTGGACGGCAGCGTGGAGACGGCCAGTGAGACCCTGGACTCTGCCTCTCACGACTGCCCCCTGGCGACACAGACGCGAGGCACAGCTGCCGGGAAAGGTGCCTACGCGCCTTCGTCTCCCACGAGACTTG CCTACACAGATGACCTGGGGGCCGTGGGAGGcgcctgcctggaggaggaggccggCGCCCTGCGCCTGGACGAGGACAGCGAGCACCCTCCCATGATGCTGCGCACCGACTGA